Proteins encoded together in one Argiope bruennichi chromosome 1, qqArgBrue1.1, whole genome shotgun sequence window:
- the LOC129972045 gene encoding DNA oxidative demethylase ALKBH2-like produces MTLKMIIDTLRLRLGYILQFTKEEADDILEQLEKQICYLPPKACLVWGKYPIPRTITSYGDPGLTYQFAGGTFKAIPWIPILEQIANIANQFLSKNERFNYVLINRYADGRDWIGSHQDNEPDICPHTPIIIFSFGAQRELVFKRIQYNCKDQPQTFKITLEHGSILIMYPPTNEYYTHKLPKRLRCKDVRISLTFRKIRNKDG; encoded by the coding sequence ATGACTCTTAAAATGATAATCGATACATTGCGTCTTCGTCTAGGATATATTCTTCAATTTACTAAAGAGGAAGCCGATGATATTTTGGAACAActcgaaaaacaaatttgttatttacCTCCTAAAGCGTGTCTAGTATGGGGGAAGTATCCCATTCCAAGAACTATTACCAGTTACGGTGATCCTGGTCTCACCTATCAATTTGCAGGAGGTACATTTAAAGCAATACCTTGGATTCCTATTTTAGAACAAATAGCTAACATTGCAAATCAATTCCTCTCTAAAAATGAGCGCttcaattatgttttaattaatagatatgCGGACGGAAGAGATTGGATTGGATCTCATCAAGATAATGAGCCAGATATTTGTCCTCATACACCAATTATAATCTTTTCTTTTGGTGCTCAACGGGAATTGGTATTTAAACGAATTCAATATAACTGTAAAGATCAACCCCAAAcctttaaaataactttagaaCATGGAAGTATTTTAATCATGTACCCTCCAACAAACGAGTATTATACACATAAATTACCTAAACGATTGAGGTGTAAAGATGTACGAATCAGTTTAACATTCCGAAAGATTAGAAATAAAGATGGCTGA
- the LOC129972055 gene encoding putative leucine-rich repeat-containing protein DDB_G0290503 gives MEAFQASQPLVDQYSEVYRMSNSFLDFLFKLCHVPLPPSPLQTDSVELDTCKRKNLELENSLREKMNIITQRDEQLSEWQHKFNVKERELIQLQTQWNETQSIWMAKENQLQSQFEELKSMVTPQEAVSASEEPYVTHPEETLASNMVTGLFTPQPLEYVKPDPIESYLTEWQDKTKLPSLAIMERLDNVEQHLMDKSIELERLLEKSPDIQQQLQEKEYSINNLNSEINALKEETTQINVLKGQINNLQREIEGKNILINNLKTEIEDKNTLISTLQVVPTEHSTINMDVQEQLFAKRDKQLVTSPILNYCKSELPHVAFKVTWEDEIINYLKDYIDSKGFLKNLFNKLNITHLPEEKLANAISNMISFLLSSLQTANEKVELIRLKMLSLMDENSQLQVGQVSNIDQNFFVWLQQKVEEMKTQLNTTQMQFYTVQNQLLQTDKDSTQVISIQEVDDHEMLALPCSSTKDYERLQIEKDDWKNKFHTQLEKAKQIQQDLDKFVYAVVTPKVPNTNRSILNEF, from the exons ATGGAAGCTTTTCAAGCCAGCCAGCCTTTGGTTGATCAGTATTCAGAAGTGTATCGAATGAGCAATAGTTTCTTGGATTTTTTATTTAAGCTTTGTCATGTTCCGCTTCCTCCGTCTCCTCTTCAAACAGACAGTGTAGAACTGGATAcgtgtaaaagaaaaaatttggagTTGGAAAATTCATTGAGggagaaaatgaatattataactcAACGAGATGAACAATTGAGTGAGTGGCAacataaatttaatgtgaaagaAAGAGAATTGATACAATTACAAACTCAATGGAATGAGACCCAATCAATATGGATGGCCAAAGAAAACCAATTACAATCTCAGTTTGAGGAATTGAAATCAATGGTGACACCCCAAGAAGCAGTATCGGCATCGGAAGAACCCTATGTCACTCATCCAGAGGAGACTTTGGCGTCAAACATGGTGACCGGTCTTTTTACCCCTCAACCTTTGGAATATGTTAAACCAGATCCAATTGAAAGTTATTTGACCGAGTGGCAGGATAAAAC CAAATTACCATCTTTGGCCATTATGGAGCGACTGGATAATGTTGAGCAACATTTGATGGATAAATCTATTGAATTGGAACGACTCTTGGAGAAATCACCAGACATTCAACAACAATTGCAAGAAAAAGAATACtcgattaataatttaaacagcGAAATAAATGCCTTAAAAGAAGAAACTAcccaaataaatgttttaaaaggacaaataaataatttacaaagagAAATAGAGGGTAAAAATatcctaataaataatttaaaaacagaaatagaagataaaaatacCCTAATAAGTACTTTACAAGTTGTGCCTACAGAGCATTCAACAATAAATATGGACGTGCAAGAACAATTGTTCGCGAAACGTGACAAACAATTGGTAACTTCtcctatattaaattattgtaaatccGAACTACCTCATGTTGCTTTCAAAGTGACTTGGGaggatgaaattataaattatttgaaagactATATAGATTCAAAgggatttttgaaaaatctttttaataaattgaatataactCACCTCCCTGAAGAAAAATTAGCCAATGCTATTTCAAACATGATTAGCTTTCTATTAAGTTCTCTTCAAACTGCAAATGAAAAAGTTGAATTGATTCGTTTGAAAATGTTATCTTTAATGGATGAAAATTCCCAATTGCAGGTGGGACAAGTTTCcaatattgatcaaaattttttcGTTTGGTTGCAACAAAAAGTGGAAGAAATGAAAACTCAATTGAATACTACCCAAATGCAATTTTATACAGTGCAAAACCAATTGCTGCAAACTGATAAAGATTCTACACAAGTAATATCCATTCAAGAAGTGGATGACCATGAAATGTTAGCATTACCATGTTCGTCGACTAAAGATTATGAACGTTTACAAATTGAAAAGGatgattggaaaaataaatttcatactcaACTGGAAAAGGCGAAACAAATACAACAGGATTTGGATAAAT TTGTATATGCGGTTGTAACGCCCAAAGTACCAAATACTAATCGATCCATCCTAAATGAGTTTTGA